One Hyphomicrobium sp. CS1GBMeth3 DNA window includes the following coding sequences:
- a CDS encoding response regulator transcription factor — MKEKSTIALVDDERNILTSLGMALEAEGYKVRTYSDGASALEALTEDPADLGIFDIKMPRMDGMELLRRVRQQSDMPVIFLTSKDEEIDELFGLKMGADDYIAKPFSQRLIVERVRAILRRLQPKDGQTAEPQVAHILERGKLRLDPERHTCHWDNRPVTLTVTEFLILQALAHRPGVVKTRDALMDAAYDDQVYVDDRTIDSHIKRLRKKFKQVDDSFDVIETLYGVGYRFKEA; from the coding sequence ATGAAAGAGAAAAGCACGATCGCGCTCGTAGATGACGAGCGCAATATTCTGACCTCGCTGGGAATGGCGCTCGAGGCAGAGGGCTATAAGGTGCGCACCTATAGCGACGGGGCTTCTGCTCTTGAGGCCTTGACCGAGGACCCTGCCGATCTCGGCATCTTCGATATCAAGATGCCGCGCATGGATGGCATGGAGCTTCTGCGTCGCGTGCGCCAGCAGTCCGACATGCCGGTCATCTTCCTCACCTCGAAGGACGAGGAGATCGATGAGCTGTTCGGTCTCAAGATGGGCGCCGACGACTATATCGCGAAGCCCTTCTCGCAGCGCCTGATCGTCGAGCGCGTGCGCGCCATCCTGCGCCGCTTGCAGCCCAAGGATGGGCAGACAGCCGAGCCCCAGGTCGCCCACATCCTCGAGCGCGGCAAGCTCCGGCTCGATCCCGAGCGGCACACCTGCCATTGGGACAATCGGCCGGTCACTCTGACTGTCACCGAATTTCTGATCCTTCAGGCCCTCGCCCATCGCCCCGGCGTGGTTAAGACGCGCGACGCGCTGATGGATGCCGCCTACGATGACCAAGTCTATGTTGACGATCGCACGATCGACAGCCATATCAAGCGCTTGCGCAAGAAGTTCAAGCAGGTCGACGACAGTTTCGACGTCATCGAGACGCTCTATGGCGTAGGCTACCGCTTCAAGGAAGCATGA